The following proteins come from a genomic window of Bacteroidia bacterium:
- a CDS encoding efflux RND transporter permease subunit, with amino-acid sequence MSLASISLKRPVLAFVMSITIVLFGAIGFKSLGIRDYPAIDPPIITVRTSYTGANADVIESQITEPLEESINGIEGIRTISSSSNQGSSSITVEFNLDADLETAANDVRDKVSQALKQLPTNIDAPPVVTKSDANSQAILALTVQSSTKNQLQVCDFSENVIEQQLQTIPGVSTIQVWGEQKYAMRLRLNPSKMASCGVTALNVQNALTAQNVQLPAGQIEGNTTELTVQTKGLLVTEEDFNNLIIKTDSTNVIRLKDIGYAQLGAENEETILRASGTPMIGLGVVPQPGANYVDIANAFYKRLAQIKKDMPKDYTFNVALDETKFIKQSISEVEETLLISFGLVILIILLFFRDWIIALRPLIDIPVSLIGVFFVMDVAGFSINILTLLAVVLATGLVVDDGIVVTENIYKKIEEGMPAMEAAQKGSEEIYFAVISTSLTLAVVFLPIVFLPGFTGRLFREFGIVVAGAVLISAFVSLSLTPVLNVLLTRKVKRRNNFYEKTEPFFVWMNTFYHQTLTKFMKKRWLAFVIIAFCFGAIYFIGKKLPTELAPLDDKSVLRIISTAPEGSSYEYMDHYMKQLTELVMDSIPEKKFFLTVTAPGFTGSGSVNTGYARLMLVAPEDRTRTQDQIANYLSKQLKNMPDARSVVIQEQTIAVGSAKFGMPVQYVLQAPNFEKLREQLPPFLKAVQSDPVFRMVDVDLKFNKPELDISVNRDKARSLGVSIMDISQTIQAALSGQQFGYFIINGKQYKIIGQLDRAYRDKPLDLKSLYVNNSQGVSIQLDNLVTVKEESAPPQLYHYNRYESATVSAGLAPGKTIGDGIAEMDKIAKKVLSPDITTALNGASRDYAESSSSISFAFALALVLIYLLLSAQFESFIDPLIIMVTVPLAIAGALIALWYFNQTLNIFSEIGIIVLVGLVTKNGILIVEFANQRKEHGLSVMEAVIEAATGRLRPILMTTLAMALGALPIALALGAGSKSRVSMGIVIIGGLLFALLLTLLVIPAIYSFFSKEHKKEIIPLSENKLKA; translated from the coding sequence ATGAGTCTTGCCTCCATAAGTTTAAAACGTCCAGTATTAGCATTTGTAATGTCTATTACAATTGTACTTTTTGGTGCTATTGGTTTTAAATCGCTTGGTATCCGAGATTATCCAGCCATTGATCCGCCTATCATCACCGTCCGTACCAGCTATACAGGTGCTAATGCCGATGTCATTGAATCCCAAATTACAGAACCCTTGGAGGAATCCATCAATGGAATTGAGGGGATTCGTACTATTTCATCCTCCAGCAATCAGGGTTCCAGTTCCATTACGGTAGAATTTAATTTGGATGCAGATTTAGAAACTGCCGCCAATGATGTGCGAGATAAAGTATCGCAAGCGCTCAAACAATTACCGACTAACATTGATGCGCCACCGGTGGTTACCAAATCAGATGCCAATTCGCAAGCCATTTTAGCCCTGACAGTACAGAGCAGCACAAAAAATCAATTACAGGTATGCGATTTCTCAGAAAATGTAATTGAACAACAATTACAAACAATACCTGGCGTAAGTACGATACAGGTTTGGGGAGAGCAAAAATATGCCATGCGTTTGCGTTTGAATCCATCTAAAATGGCATCATGTGGCGTCACTGCATTAAATGTACAAAATGCTCTTACCGCTCAAAATGTACAACTCCCTGCAGGACAGATTGAAGGCAATACAACAGAATTGACGGTACAAACAAAGGGTTTGTTAGTAACGGAAGAAGATTTTAACAACTTAATTATCAAAACGGATTCGACAAATGTAATACGACTAAAAGACATTGGTTATGCACAATTGGGTGCTGAGAATGAAGAAACTATATTAAGGGCATCCGGTACTCCGATGATTGGATTGGGCGTAGTTCCGCAACCGGGAGCCAATTATGTGGACATTGCCAATGCGTTTTATAAACGTTTAGCACAAATAAAAAAAGACATGCCGAAGGATTATACCTTCAATGTGGCACTGGATGAAACAAAATTTATAAAACAGTCTATTAGCGAAGTAGAAGAAACACTATTAATCTCTTTCGGATTAGTAATCCTGATTATTTTATTGTTTTTTAGAGATTGGATCATTGCGCTTCGCCCTCTAATTGATATTCCTGTATCCTTGATAGGCGTTTTTTTTGTGATGGATGTTGCAGGCTTTTCAATCAATATTCTTACCTTACTGGCAGTGGTGCTGGCAACTGGTTTAGTGGTAGATGATGGAATTGTAGTTACCGAAAATATTTACAAAAAAATTGAAGAAGGAATGCCTGCGATGGAAGCGGCACAAAAAGGATCAGAAGAAATTTATTTTGCCGTTATCTCTACTTCACTCACGCTTGCCGTAGTATTTTTACCGATTGTTTTTCTTCCTGGGTTTACAGGAAGATTATTTCGTGAATTTGGAATTGTAGTAGCAGGAGCTGTATTAATCTCTGCCTTTGTATCGCTTTCATTAACGCCTGTTCTCAACGTACTTCTCACTCGGAAAGTTAAAAGAAGAAATAATTTTTACGAAAAAACAGAGCCGTTTTTTGTTTGGATGAATACTTTTTATCACCAAACATTGACAAAATTTATGAAAAAACGTTGGCTTGCCTTTGTGATTATTGCTTTCTGTTTTGGTGCTATTTATTTTATCGGAAAAAAATTGCCAACAGAACTTGCTCCCTTAGATGACAAAAGTGTACTGCGTATTATTTCCACCGCTCCAGAAGGGTCTTCGTATGAATACATGGATCATTACATGAAACAGCTAACGGAACTTGTGATGGATTCTATTCCTGAAAAGAAATTTTTTCTAACCGTTACAGCACCTGGTTTTACAGGCTCAGGATCTGTTAATACGGGCTATGCTCGATTAATGTTAGTTGCCCCAGAAGATCGTACGCGGACGCAAGATCAAATTGCTAATTATCTTTCCAAACAGCTTAAAAACATGCCCGATGCGAGGTCGGTTGTGATTCAAGAGCAAACTATTGCTGTGGGCAGTGCAAAATTCGGAATGCCTGTACAATATGTTTTACAAGCTCCTAATTTTGAAAAACTAAGAGAACAATTGCCTCCATTTCTAAAAGCGGTACAATCGGATCCTGTGTTTCGAATGGTGGATGTGGATTTAAAATTCAATAAACCAGAATTAGATATTTCTGTTAATCGAGATAAAGCTCGCAGTTTGGGCGTTTCTATTATGGATATTTCGCAAACTATACAAGCCGCTTTGAGTGGGCAGCAGTTCGGCTATTTTATTATTAATGGAAAACAATATAAAATTATCGGTCAATTGGATCGCGCATACCGCGATAAACCACTCGATTTAAAATCGCTTTACGTCAATAATTCACAAGGCGTAAGCATTCAATTAGATAATTTAGTAACCGTTAAAGAAGAAAGTGCACCTCCTCAATTATATCATTACAATCGGTATGAATCAGCTACTGTTTCCGCAGGATTAGCTCCCGGAAAAACTATTGGAGATGGCATTGCAGAAATGGACAAAATTGCTAAAAAAGTATTGAGCCCGGATATTACAACGGCTTTAAATGGCGCTTCACGCGATTATGCGGAAAGTTCTTCCAGTATTTCATTTGCTTTCGCATTGGCTCTTGTGTTAATTTATTTGCTTTTGTCGGCACAATTTGAAAGCTTTATTGACCCTTTAATCATTATGGTTACCGTTCCACTTGCTATTGCTGGCGCATTAATCGCACTTTGGTATTTTAATCAAACACTCAATATTTTTAGTGAAATCGGAATTATTGTCCTCGTGGGATTGGTAACTAAAAACGGAATTTTAATTGTGGAATTTGCCAATCAACGTAAGGAACATGGTTTGTCTGTAATGGAAGCTGTAATTGAAGCAGCTACCGGACGATTACGACCTATCTTAATGACTACCTTAGCAATGGCGTTGGGTGCATTGCCGATTGCCTTAGCATTAGGCGCAGGATCTAAAAGTAGAGTTTCGATGGGAATTGTAATTATTGGCGGATTGTTATTTGCGCTCCTACTTACCTTGTTGGTGATTCCTGCCATCTATTCTTTTTTCTCGAAAGAACACAAAAAAGAAATAATCCCACTATCTGAAAATAAGTTAAAAGCATGA
- the queA gene encoding tRNA preQ1(34) S-adenosylmethionine ribosyltransferase-isomerase QueA — protein sequence MKLSQFKFNLPKELLAENPTQNRDESRLMVIDRKTGKIEHKIFKDILKYFNDGDVMILNDTKVFPARLYGNKEKTGAKIEVFLLRELNRESRLWDVLVDPARKIRIGNKLYFGDDDTLVAEVIDNTTSRGRTLRFLFDGPYEEFKQAVENLGETPLPKYIKREVKPEDKERYQTVYASKEGAVAAPTAGLHFSRELLKRLELKGVNFANVTLHVGLGTFRSVEVEDLTKHKMDSEQAEITEKAALIVNKAKDANKRICAVGTTSMRTIETSVSTDGHLNPFNGWTNKFIFPPYDFSVANCMVTNFHTPESTLLMMVCAFGGYDLIMKAYKEAIKEKYRFYSYGDAMLIL from the coding sequence ATGAAACTATCCCAGTTTAAATTTAATCTTCCGAAAGAATTATTAGCAGAAAATCCTACGCAAAATCGTGATGAATCGCGCTTGATGGTGATTGACCGAAAAACAGGAAAAATCGAGCATAAAATATTTAAAGACATTCTTAAATATTTTAACGATGGAGATGTGATGATTTTGAACGACACGAAAGTTTTTCCAGCTCGTTTATATGGAAATAAAGAAAAAACAGGCGCGAAAATAGAAGTGTTTTTGTTACGCGAATTGAATCGAGAAAGTCGTTTGTGGGACGTATTAGTTGATCCTGCCAGAAAAATAAGAATTGGAAATAAATTGTATTTCGGTGACGATGATACGTTGGTGGCGGAAGTAATCGACAACACGACTTCTCGTGGAAGAACACTCCGTTTTTTATTTGACGGACCTTACGAAGAATTTAAACAAGCGGTTGAAAATTTAGGAGAAACACCGCTTCCAAAATACATTAAAAGAGAAGTAAAACCAGAAGATAAAGAACGTTATCAAACTGTTTACGCAAGTAAAGAAGGCGCAGTTGCCGCGCCAACAGCAGGTTTGCATTTCAGTAGAGAATTACTAAAACGCCTCGAATTAAAAGGTGTCAACTTTGCAAATGTTACCTTACACGTTGGTTTAGGAACTTTCCGTTCGGTAGAAGTAGAAGATTTGACGAAACATAAAATGGATTCGGAGCAAGCGGAGATCACCGAAAAAGCCGCACTTATTGTAAACAAAGCAAAAGACGCGAACAAACGGATTTGTGCGGTTGGTACCACTTCGATGCGCACCATAGAAACTTCCGTTTCTACAGATGGACATTTGAATCCGTTTAATGGTTGGACCAATAAATTTATTTTTCCGCCGTATGATTTCAGCGTTGCCAATTGCATGGTAACAAATTTCCATACACCTGAATCTACTTTATTGATGATGGTTTGCGCATTTGGCGGATACGATTTAATCATGAAAGCTTACAAAGAAGCTATCAAAGAAAAATATCGTTTTTACAGTTATGGCGATGCCATGCTAATTCTCTAA
- a CDS encoding 2-C-methyl-D-erythritol 4-phosphate cytidylyltransferase, with protein MTAVLPTKRYSIIVAGGSGIRMNNAIPKQFLKLDGKPVLMHTINKFVEADPNTEIILVLPKSQMEYWEKLCIEHSFTIPLQIAENGETRFHSVKNGLALIQEQGYVAVHDAVRPLVSIKTIITTFKAAEMYGNAVPAVPLNDSIRQIESTRSIAVDRSRYCIIQTPQCFQTDIIKKAYEQEYKYTFTDDATVVESVGEKIHLIDGNPENIKITRPKDLLIAEVLLKNKTV; from the coding sequence ATGACAGCGGTTCTTCCTACCAAAAGATACAGTATCATTGTTGCCGGAGGTAGTGGAATACGTATGAACAATGCCATTCCGAAACAATTTTTAAAATTAGACGGAAAGCCGGTGCTGATGCACACTATCAACAAATTTGTAGAAGCTGATCCCAATACAGAAATTATTTTGGTTTTGCCGAAATCTCAAATGGAGTATTGGGAAAAACTTTGCATTGAACATTCCTTTACTATTCCTTTGCAAATTGCCGAAAATGGAGAAACGCGTTTTCATTCCGTAAAAAATGGATTGGCATTAATTCAGGAGCAAGGTTATGTGGCAGTGCACGATGCGGTGCGTCCTTTGGTGAGCATCAAAACAATTATCACCACTTTTAAAGCTGCCGAAATGTACGGAAATGCCGTTCCTGCGGTACCTCTAAACGATTCCATCCGACAAATTGAATCTACGCGCAGTATTGCCGTGGATCGATCGCGTTATTGCATTATTCAAACGCCGCAATGTTTCCAAACCGATATTATCAAAAAAGCCTACGAACAAGAATATAAATACACCTTTACGGATGATGCTACTGTGGTGGAATCTGTGGGAGAAAAAATACATTTGATTGACGGAAATCCAGAAAATATTAAAATTACTCGCCCCAAGGATTTGCTGATTGCCGAAGTACTTCTTAAAAATAAAACTGTTTAA
- a CDS encoding TolC family protein: MIGISAQLKAQQILSIDSAIATGLKNNFSILIAKGDVEISKNNNSYANAGFLPQVSLNASKNLTNSNINQQYASGLDLNKTGVASNAFNASAALNWTLFDGFKMFATREKLRQLNDMGELNAKATIENTVMNIITTYYNVVQQKQLTKVATSAISLYDEQVKIAQEKFEIGSGSKLDLLQAEVNRNVEKANLLKDNVALNNAKTTLNQLLEQPVDMDFDVSDSIVITYNPTLDQLATDVKKQNYDLKIAQTNLLISQSVVKEKRSEAYPQVGFDLNYNLARSNSSAGFLLQSQTLGLTGGFTASWLIFNGFSARRDYRNAVIGSYESSLQLKNTETTVSASVLQAYKQHAADLEMLQLQEDNYGVAQENINVALERFKLGISSGLELKQAQDSFENAGNSLVSARYQAKISETQLMELNGMLVK, translated from the coding sequence ATGATTGGAATTTCTGCACAACTAAAAGCGCAACAAATACTCAGCATTGACAGCGCGATTGCGACGGGTTTGAAGAATAATTTTTCGATTCTCATTGCAAAAGGTGATGTGGAAATTTCAAAAAATAATAACAGCTATGCAAATGCTGGGTTCTTGCCACAAGTGAGTTTAAATGCTTCTAAAAACCTTACCAATAGCAATATTAATCAGCAATATGCCAGCGGATTGGATTTGAATAAAACAGGAGTTGCTTCCAACGCTTTTAATGCGAGTGCTGCTTTAAATTGGACCCTTTTTGATGGATTTAAAATGTTTGCTACACGCGAAAAGTTGCGTCAATTAAATGATATGGGGGAATTGAATGCAAAGGCGACCATCGAAAATACCGTGATGAATATTATTACGACGTACTACAATGTGGTACAACAAAAACAATTGACTAAAGTTGCTACGAGTGCTATTTCGCTGTACGATGAACAAGTAAAAATAGCACAAGAAAAATTTGAAATTGGCTCTGGTTCTAAATTAGATTTATTGCAAGCAGAAGTGAATAGAAATGTAGAAAAAGCCAATTTACTCAAAGACAATGTAGCTTTGAATAACGCGAAAACAACATTAAACCAATTACTCGAACAACCCGTGGATATGGATTTCGACGTAAGCGATAGCATTGTTATTACCTATAACCCAACCCTCGATCAACTTGCAACAGATGTCAAAAAACAGAATTACGATTTAAAAATAGCACAAACAAATTTGCTTATTTCGCAATCTGTTGTGAAAGAAAAACGCTCGGAAGCCTATCCACAAGTGGGATTCGATTTAAATTATAATCTTGCGCGTTCCAACAGTTCCGCCGGATTTTTATTACAAAGTCAAACTTTGGGCTTAACAGGAGGATTCACAGCATCGTGGCTCATCTTCAATGGTTTCTCGGCTCGCAGAGATTATCGAAATGCTGTGATCGGTTCTTACGAAAGTAGTTTGCAATTAAAAAATACCGAAACTACGGTCAGTGCTTCTGTTTTACAAGCCTATAAGCAGCACGCAGCCGATTTGGAAATGCTGCAATTGCAAGAAGATAATTATGGTGTAGCACAAGAAAATATCAATGTTGCTTTGGAGCGATTCAAATTAGGAATTTCTTCCGGGTTGGAATTGAAACAAGCTCAAGATAGTTTTGAAAATGCCGGCAATAGTTTGGTTTCAGCGCGTTATCAAGCAAAAATAAGCGAAACGCAATTGATGGAATTAAATGGAATGCTGGTGAAATAA
- a CDS encoding MarR family transcriptional regulator: protein MDKNNIMCLKMPIGKQLNVLSKLYFGALTHKLEHLEIERYFSILILIENSGNKCTQQYIADCMEVDKTAMVRIIDYLVKKDFIKRVMNPDDRREYWVQLTQKALKKMKEINRAVQTMNTATTKNFSKTELTIFYKILEKMQANLIEMPANKVFVKAYVHEKFKKQVKK, encoded by the coding sequence ATGGATAAAAATAATATCATGTGTTTAAAAATGCCGATAGGTAAGCAGTTGAACGTCTTATCCAAGTTGTATTTCGGCGCGCTTACCCACAAACTCGAACATTTAGAAATAGAACGCTATTTTTCGATTCTGATACTTATTGAAAATTCAGGTAATAAATGCACGCAGCAATATATTGCAGATTGTATGGAAGTAGATAAAACTGCTATGGTACGTATTATCGACTATTTGGTTAAAAAGGATTTTATTAAACGCGTGATGAATCCCGATGACAGAAGAGAATATTGGGTACAACTTACCCAAAAAGCGCTAAAAAAAATGAAAGAAATTAATCGTGCGGTACAAACCATGAATACCGCGACTACTAAAAATTTCAGTAAAACAGAATTAACTATTTTTTACAAAATACTTGAAAAAATGCAGGCAAACCTTATTGAGATGCCTGCTAATAAAGTATTTGTAAAGGCGTACGTGCATGAAAAATTTAAAAAGCAGGTGAAAAAATGA
- a CDS encoding DUF3098 domain-containing protein yields MSNLKETKKPNEFLFSATNYKILIAGVVISAIGFMFMSGGGSADPNKFNADELFSFRRITLAPITVLAGYATVLYAILKRKKA; encoded by the coding sequence ATGAGCAATTTAAAAGAAACAAAAAAGCCAAATGAATTCTTATTCAGTGCTACCAATTACAAAATTTTAATTGCAGGTGTGGTTATTTCTGCCATCGGATTTATGTTTATGAGCGGCGGCGGATCAGCCGATCCAAACAAATTTAACGCTGATGAATTGTTTAGTTTCCGCAGAATTACATTGGCGCCAATTACTGTTTTAGCAGGATACGCAACGGTTTTATACGCTATTTTGAAACGCAAAAAAGCGTAA
- a CDS encoding response regulator transcription factor — protein sequence MATHRILLVEDEPHLQKAIRLNLEIEGYSVTLASTGKQAIQEFKAARFDLIILDVMLPEMDGFEVCQIIRLENKNIPILFLTAKNSSQDKIQGLKIGADDYLTKPFNLEEFLLRVQALLRRSTKIILVENEMNNYIFGNNKINFLTYEIFDFKGQKQQISKREIQLLKLLIENKNNVVSREIILERVWGYDVYPSTRTIDNYILAFRKYFEPHPKNPIYFHSVRGVGYKFTNEN from the coding sequence ATGGCAACGCATCGCATATTGTTAGTAGAAGATGAGCCACATTTGCAAAAAGCCATCCGGCTAAATTTAGAAATAGAAGGATATTCGGTAACACTTGCAAGTACAGGAAAACAGGCAATACAAGAATTTAAAGCAGCTCGTTTTGATTTAATTATTTTAGATGTGATGCTCCCAGAAATGGATGGTTTTGAAGTATGTCAAATTATCCGATTGGAAAATAAAAACATTCCCATTCTTTTTTTAACGGCTAAAAATTCCAGTCAAGATAAAATCCAAGGATTAAAAATAGGAGCAGACGATTACCTCACAAAACCTTTTAACTTAGAAGAATTTTTACTACGCGTGCAAGCTTTGTTGAGGCGTTCTACAAAAATAATTCTGGTGGAAAATGAAATGAATAATTACATTTTCGGAAACAATAAAATTAATTTTTTGACGTACGAAATCTTTGATTTTAAAGGACAAAAACAGCAAATTTCTAAAAGAGAAATACAACTTTTAAAACTGTTGATTGAAAATAAAAACAACGTAGTGTCACGCGAAATTATTTTAGAACGCGTTTGGGGATACGACGTGTATCCGTCCACTCGAACCATTGATAATTACATTTTAGCTTTCCGAAAATATTTTGAACCGCATCCCAAAAATCCAATTTATTTTCATTCTGTGAGAGGTGTTGGTTATAAATTCACAAACGAAAATTAA
- a CDS encoding permease-like cell division protein FtsX, whose amino-acid sequence MLGLIAILLLNTRNLTNEVKENLGFQLILNDNAKDADIQKLQKTLDASDYVKSTEYTTKEEAAQKLQQDMGEDFLKFLGYNPLLASINVRLKADYANNDSINWIEKDMTSNQIVKEFVYHKSLINLVNENVNKLSLVILIFSGLLLFISLALIHNTIRLSIYSKRFLIKTMQLVGATQYFIRKPFVLTGIRHGVYAAGIALAMLAGVMYLAGKQFPDFIKMMDLKILGTLFIAVILMGIIISWISTSLAVRKYLRLKSDELYY is encoded by the coding sequence ATGCTCGGGTTAATTGCGATTTTATTACTCAATACACGCAATTTGACAAATGAAGTAAAAGAAAATTTAGGTTTCCAACTGATTCTCAATGATAATGCAAAAGATGCCGACATTCAAAAATTACAAAAAACATTGGATGCTTCGGACTACGTAAAATCCACAGAATACACGACTAAAGAAGAAGCTGCTCAAAAATTACAACAAGATATGGGCGAGGATTTCTTGAAATTTTTGGGGTATAACCCTTTACTGGCTTCCATTAATGTCCGCTTGAAAGCTGATTATGCGAATAACGACAGCATTAATTGGATTGAAAAAGACATGACGTCCAACCAAATTGTGAAAGAATTTGTGTACCATAAATCACTGATTAATTTGGTGAATGAAAACGTGAATAAACTTAGTTTAGTGATTTTAATTTTCAGCGGATTACTGCTATTTATCTCGCTTGCGCTGATTCACAATACGATTCGTTTATCCATTTATTCCAAACGATTTCTCATTAAAACCATGCAATTGGTGGGTGCTACGCAATATTTTATCCGAAAGCCTTTTGTTTTAACCGGCATTCGACATGGCGTATATGCCGCAGGAATAGCACTTGCGATGCTCGCCGGAGTCATGTATTTGGCAGGAAAACAATTTCCTGATTTTATAAAAATGATGGACCTAAAAATACTTGGAACACTTTTTATTGCTGTTATTTTAATGGGAATAATTATTTCTTGGATAAGCACTTCTCTTGCTGTACGCAAGTATTTAAGATTAAAATCAGATGAATTATATTACTAA
- the truB gene encoding tRNA pseudouridine(55) synthase TruB: MLDISNAAHVILLDKPYRWTSFQAVNKLKYLFRQKYGTKIKIGHAGTLDPLATGLLIICTGKFTKEISTYQSQEKEYIGTFFLGATTPCFDKEKEIDFHFPTEHITEKKILEATKKFIGEIQQIPPIFSAVKVNGERAYDKARRGDEVEIKPRIVTLSEFEITRIQLPEVDFRIVCSKGTYIRSIARDFGLELNSGAHLTALCRTRIGDFKLENTLSVEEFEKKISEETLPKIFSK, encoded by the coding sequence ATGCTCGACATTTCGAACGCAGCACACGTTATTTTGCTTGATAAACCGTATCGTTGGACGTCCTTCCAAGCGGTTAATAAATTAAAATATTTATTCCGACAAAAATACGGCACGAAAATAAAAATCGGTCATGCCGGAACCTTGGATCCTTTGGCAACAGGACTTCTCATCATTTGCACGGGGAAATTTACGAAAGAAATTTCCACTTATCAATCACAAGAAAAAGAATACATCGGAACTTTTTTTTTAGGCGCCACAACGCCTTGTTTCGATAAAGAAAAAGAAATTGATTTTCATTTTCCCACCGAACACATCACTGAAAAAAAAATTCTGGAAGCCACAAAAAAATTCATCGGAGAAATCCAGCAAATTCCACCTATTTTTTCAGCCGTAAAAGTAAACGGAGAAAGAGCTTACGATAAAGCTCGCAGAGGCGATGAAGTGGAAATAAAACCCAGAATAGTTACGCTCAGCGAATTTGAAATTACGCGCATTCAATTACCGGAAGTGGATTTCCGAATTGTGTGCAGTAAAGGAACATATATCCGTTCCATCGCACGCGACTTTGGATTAGAACTAAATAGTGGTGCACACCTCACCGCACTTTGCAGAACACGTATCGGCGATTTTAAGCTCGAAAATACTTTGTCCGTCGAGGAATTTGAAAAAAAAATTTCCGAAGAAACACTCCCTAAAATCTTCTCGAAATAA
- a CDS encoding efflux RND transporter periplasmic adaptor subunit produces MKSKNRIAILIAVVIIALLIWIKPKNPNENSTQKEIVKHEAVLVSTFIVKPLSLDENIQTAGSVLANEEVDLRSDASGKITNLFFTEDSRVTKGQVLLKIDDSELQAQLLKDESAEKLAVITESRQKKLLTINGISQQDYDIALNALNSVKADIDLLNAQIVKTEVKAPFNGIVGLRNVSVGSYVSPAVSIATIQEIEPVKIDFSIPEKYMDAVHKGDSILFKIQGIPKTLYAIIYAIEPKVDMNTRTVHVRALAPNKDDKIFPGAYAEVHLILNHTNNALMVPTQAIVPVLKGQQVFLFKSGKAFAKDVNIGIRNDSEVQVTSGLQPGDSIITTGIMSIRDGASVKIDSKK; encoded by the coding sequence ATGAAAAGTAAGAACCGTATTGCGATTCTCATTGCAGTTGTTATAATTGCGCTTTTAATTTGGATAAAGCCAAAAAATCCGAATGAAAATTCAACACAAAAAGAGATAGTGAAACACGAAGCAGTTTTGGTGTCCACGTTTATTGTGAAACCATTGTCGTTAGACGAAAATATTCAAACGGCAGGAAGCGTATTGGCGAATGAAGAAGTGGATTTAAGAAGCGATGCTTCGGGAAAAATTACCAATCTTTTTTTTACAGAAGACAGCAGAGTTACCAAAGGGCAAGTGCTGTTAAAAATTGATGACTCCGAATTACAAGCACAGTTATTAAAAGATGAATCGGCTGAAAAGCTTGCTGTGATTACGGAATCCAGACAGAAAAAATTATTGACGATAAACGGTATCAGTCAGCAGGATTACGACATCGCGCTAAACGCACTGAACAGTGTGAAAGCAGACATTGATTTATTGAATGCGCAAATTGTAAAAACAGAAGTAAAAGCTCCTTTTAACGGTATTGTTGGTTTGAGAAATGTAAGCGTAGGCAGCTATGTTTCACCTGCTGTTTCCATCGCAACTATTCAGGAAATAGAGCCTGTAAAAATTGATTTTTCAATTCCTGAAAAATACATGGACGCCGTACATAAAGGCGATTCGATTCTGTTTAAAATACAAGGTATTCCGAAAACATTGTATGCTATCATTTACGCCATTGAACCGAAAGTGGATATGAATACGCGTACCGTTCATGTGCGTGCCTTGGCGCCAAACAAAGATGACAAAATTTTTCCGGGTGCTTATGCGGAAGTCCATCTAATTTTAAATCATACAAACAATGCATTGATGGTGCCAACACAAGCCATTGTTCCAGTTTTAAAAGGACAACAAGTTTTTTTATTCAAATCAGGTAAAGCATTTGCTAAGGACGTAAATATTGGAATTCGGAATGATTCGGAAGTTCAGGTTACCAGTGGATTACAACCCGGTGATTCAATTATTACCACTGGTATTATGTCTATTCGAGACGGCGCGTCTGTAAAAATCGATTCGAAAAAATAA